Part of the Candidatus Micrarchaeia archaeon genome is shown below.
ATGCAATAGGAAATCGAGATTTCGCACTTGTCCGCAAGCCCTGCTGCGACTATGTTTTTCGCAATCCACCTCGCTGCGTAAGTTCCGCTCCTGTCCACCTTGCTCGGGTCCTTACCGCTGAAACAGCCCCCGCCGTGCCTTCCGACGCCCCCGTAAGTGTCAACTATTATTTTCCGGCCCGTGACTCCGGTGTCGCCCTCAGGCCCGCCAATCACGAATTTGCCGGTCGCGTTCACGTGTATGCTGGTTTTGGAATCCATCCACTTCGAGCACACTGGCTTTATCACGTTCTCTATGATGTCTTTCCGCACGGTTTCTTCTTTCACCGCGTCCTTGTGCTGGGCTGCTATCACTATTGCGCTCACCCTGAGCGGCTTTTCATCTTCGTATTCAACAGAGACCTGGGATTTCCCGTCCGGCCCCAGGTAATGGAGCGTGCCGTTCTTTCTCATCTCGGAAAGCTTTCTCGTGAGCTTGTGCGCGAGCACTATGGGAAGGGGCATGAATTCCGGAGTCTCGTTCGTTGCATAGCCGTACATCATGCCCTGGTCCCCTGCGCCTTGTTCTTTCCCGCTTTTTTCATCAACTCCCTGGGCTATGTCCGGGCTCTGCTCGTGGATGGAAACGAGCACTCCTGCGTCCTGGCAGTCTATTCCGTATTCCGGGTCTGTGTAGCCTATTTCCCTGAGCGTTTTCCTCACAATTTTTTGCACGTCCGCGTATCCTTTCGTGGTCACTTCGCCTGCGCAAATAACCAGCCCAGTGGTGGTCATGGTTTCCACTCCTACGCGGGAATTCGGGTCCTGCCTGAGCAATTCGTCAAGAATAGCGTCGCTCACCTGGTCGCATATCTTGTCCGGGTGTCCCTCGGTAACTGATTCCGAAGTAATGTATTTTTTGACCATAAAAGCACCTGTTTTGGCTGTGATTTGGATTATAATCCAACCTTTAAAATATGTTTTGAAAAGAATATTCCTTTGGGAATTTTCACCTGGTTTTCAGTTTGTGCCGGAATCCGCAGTTTTGCGCCCAGCATCATAGAAATGCATATATTTCAGTATCGGCAACATAATAGCGGTTACCTCCCAGGAAAACTTAGACTAGAAACAGTGCCAAAACGATATGATTATAAGCATGGTGTTGCAATAAATATATTAGTGTGATTATATGTCTAATAATGCTGTTAATATGCTTGCTGTGCACGGACCGGTAAAAGGCTCCGGGCTCCGACCCATTTGCTTAGGCCGCTTCCTTTTGCCGCCAACGTTTAGAAGTCATGTTGATGAATGCAGACAAGACAGTGCGAGTTTCGTTCCCATTTTAAAGGCAATCGTAGATGCGGAGCCGACCGACAGCGCACTTATGTTTAACACAACTGTTAGAGGCATTGTCTTGAGGCTGGAACCATTCAATCCAACGGAGAATGAATTGGAAAAGCTCTTCGGAAGAGAGGGAAGGAAAAACGCAAGACCACAGATCAGACAGGTGAGGAAAGCCCTAAATCAAATAGCTATTTCAGCTGCAGCCATCGATACTGCTTTAGAGCCGTTTAGGGAAATAGGTCTTGACACTAAGAGACTGGGGAATCTTATTGAACAGCGCGCCATAAATCATTCTATGGGCAATGACAATGAGATAAGCAGATCTTCCATACAGGACTCCAATAGAGTGAAGCGTCTTGAGCCCCGAAGCAATAAGGAGCTAAAGGCCCATGTGCTTAATATCCAGGAAGAGACAGAGAACATGTCGAATGCCATCATGACTCTTAAGAAACTGATGAAGGAAGAAGATGGGTATGACGTGAGCGTTAAGGAATATGTGGGATCAGCATTGGAGATTTTTGGATATATGTGTGAATATATACGAAAAAACCTGCCGCCGACAGGATATGCGCCGCTCAAAAGCACGATTTCATACGTGATGGGGCTTATGCCCAGCTAGCCATAGCCCAGGGTTTGTTTTGCTTCCTTGCTCATCCTTTCAGGAGTCCACGGTGGGTCCCAGACCACATGCACATGGACGTCTTTAACGCCGGGAATGGATTTCACTTTCTCTTCCACCTGCATCGCGAAGAAGCCTGCGAGCGGGCAGCCTATGGTTGTAAGCGTCATTTTCACTTCCACGTGCGCGGATTCGCCTTTTTTCTTCGGCTTTTCCACCTTAACCTCATAAAATAGTCCCAGATCCACTAAATTGACCCCTAACTCTGGGTCTATTACCTCTTTCAACTTTTCCAGTATGGCGTTTTTGCTGGGCATAATAACATCTTAGGAATGTGCACAGGGCAATAATAGCTTTTCGTTCTCCGTCTGGGCGGCTGACTCCTCAGCGGTGCAAAAACGAGCTTTTTAAAATCTGACATGATATAACTTAAATGAACACATGGGTGGTATTTGTGGCGTTTTTTAAAGAAATGATGGTGAGGCGTGGGGTGATTCTAGATACCAGAGGCAGTGGTGCTCTTTTGCAAAATCCTGAAAAAGGGCTGAAACTCATAAATGCCGCTGCAAGGTGGTATGCGTGGGGCGCCGATTATGCTTGTTCCGCTTACTGCGCGGATATCCTGCTTGAAAACAAAAAAGTGAGGGAAGCGGCTGAAGTTCATTTGCGCATAGGCCGGGCCACGAAGGACGCGAAGGAGGCGGTGAAGCACTTCATGGAGGCGGCTGGAATAGCAAAAGAAGCGGATAACAACCTGGCTGTGAAGGCGTATCTATTTGCGATAAACACCGCGCACCAGGCGTTCGACGAAAAAAGCGCGTGGGACGCAGCAGTGGAAGCAGGCAAACTTTTGGATGGCGTAGGCCAGGAAAGCCCGCACGCCTGCGAGATAGGAAGATTGATGGGATACATTTGTTCTGAAGAGATGTTTGTGCACTTTGCATGCAAAGCCGGACTGGAAACGGCGATGCGGGCATTGGAGAAGATAAATGATGGGGGGAAATTAGCGGCGATTGTAAAATTTGCAAAGGACGAAGATGTAATTGCGGCAGCGCTGTGGAAAATGGATGACGCGGCTCTAATCAAAACATGCGAATACGGCCATATTGAGGGAAAAGACAGGCTGCTCCAGATGAGCGCGGATGCTCTTGTAAGTAGGATTTCTTCCTGCCCGCCTAAAGCGCTTGAAATCATCTCTCTGGCTGGCGAAGAGAAGTTCTTAAAGGTCATGCAGGAACTTCAGGAAAGATTTGATGTTGTGGAAAATAACGACGGGGGAGTTGCGATGCTTGCGCAGTGTATTGCTGTGCTTGCACGGATTAAGACACGCACACACTACGAGCAGGATTATCTGAATTTAACTCCAGTTGTGATGAAACTCCGGGACTTCAAGGAATTAACGGACAAAACGAGCATTTTTAACATGGCGAAACTTTTAGGCATATCGGTAAAAATTGATGGAACAAAGAGCAGATTCTTTGAAAAGATACGCCTGCACGAATTCCTGGAACAGCTCGAACGGCTTGCCGAACTGCCCGAAGATTTGGGAGCAAAGGACTGGGCGCGC
Proteins encoded:
- the metK gene encoding methionine adenosyltransferase, whose amino-acid sequence is MVKKYITSESVTEGHPDKICDQVSDAILDELLRQDPNSRVGVETMTTTGLVICAGEVTTKGYADVQKIVRKTLREIGYTDPEYGIDCQDAGVLVSIHEQSPDIAQGVDEKSGKEQGAGDQGMMYGYATNETPEFMPLPIVLAHKLTRKLSEMRKNGTLHYLGPDGKSQVSVEYEDEKPLRVSAIVIAAQHKDAVKEETVRKDIIENVIKPVCSKWMDSKTSIHVNATGKFVIGGPEGDTGVTGRKIIVDTYGGVGRHGGGCFSGKDPSKVDRSGTYAARWIAKNIVAAGLADKCEISISYCIGVAQPTSINVETFGTAKISEQKISEIVLKNFKLTPKWIIDTLKLKRPIYKKTAAYGHFGRDEPEFTWEKTDLVPLLRKEAGL
- a CDS encoding metal-sulfur cluster assembly factor, producing MPSKNAILEKLKEVIDPELGVNLVDLGLFYEVKVEKPKKKGESAHVEVKMTLTTIGCPLAGFFAMQVEEKVKSIPGVKDVHVHVVWDPPWTPERMSKEAKQTLGYG